A part of Desulfomicrobium baculatum DSM 4028 genomic DNA contains:
- a CDS encoding ATP-dependent 6-phosphofructokinase has product MGNAPRLDTSVTTLGPCKVDNPLPYCHHIDDAIKMPLYLSSEILDGATSNTVCEFEEAGPRQKIYFDPPKTKCAIVTCGGLCPGINDVIRAIVMSAHHNYHISGIYGIRYGLQGFIPKYKHDVMELTPDSVSDIHEFGGTILSSSRGPQAPEEIVDALERMNISVLFMIGGDGTMKAASTVTKEVLRRGLKISVIGIPKTIDNDINFVTRSFGFDTAVEKATEAIRCAHIEALGAPAGIGMVKLMGRESGFIAAQASLALKEVNFVLVPEAPFELHGPEGFLAQLKTRLEQRQHAVIVVAEGAGQDLCHIDNQVDLSGNPILGDICDVLRSEIKKFFAATDFPYTLKYIDPSYIIRSIPANSNDRIYCGFLGQHAVHAAMAGKTGMVVSKLQERYLYLPLELVIAKRRKLNIFSNYWRSVMESTGQPQAMFNCAKQA; this is encoded by the coding sequence ATGGGCAACGCGCCACGCCTCGATACTTCCGTCACAACCCTTGGCCCATGCAAGGTCGACAATCCCTTGCCCTACTGCCACCATATCGACGACGCTATCAAGATGCCCCTCTATCTCTCCAGCGAAATCCTCGACGGCGCGACGTCAAACACCGTCTGTGAATTCGAGGAGGCGGGACCAAGGCAGAAAATCTATTTCGACCCGCCCAAGACCAAATGCGCCATCGTGACCTGCGGCGGCCTGTGTCCGGGCATCAACGACGTGATCAGGGCCATCGTCATGAGCGCCCACCACAACTACCACATCTCCGGAATCTACGGCATCCGCTACGGCCTGCAGGGCTTCATCCCCAAATACAAGCACGATGTCATGGAACTGACCCCGGACAGCGTCAGCGACATCCATGAATTCGGCGGCACGATCCTGTCCTCCTCGCGCGGGCCGCAAGCCCCGGAGGAGATCGTGGACGCGCTGGAGCGCATGAACATCTCGGTCCTGTTCATGATCGGCGGCGACGGCACCATGAAGGCCGCCAGTACGGTAACCAAGGAGGTGCTGCGACGCGGGCTGAAGATCTCGGTCATCGGCATCCCCAAGACCATCGACAACGACATCAACTTCGTGACCCGCTCGTTCGGCTTCGACACGGCCGTCGAAAAGGCCACCGAGGCCATCCGCTGCGCCCACATCGAGGCTTTGGGGGCGCCCGCCGGCATCGGCATGGTCAAGCTCATGGGCCGCGAGTCGGGCTTCATCGCGGCCCAGGCAAGCCTGGCCTTGAAAGAGGTCAATTTCGTGCTGGTCCCCGAAGCGCCTTTTGAACTGCACGGCCCGGAAGGATTTCTGGCCCAGCTCAAGACCCGCCTGGAGCAGCGCCAGCACGCGGTCATCGTCGTGGCCGAGGGAGCTGGGCAGGACCTGTGCCACATCGACAATCAGGTCGATCTTTCGGGCAATCCCATCCTGGGCGACATCTGCGACGTGCTGCGTTCGGAGATCAAGAAATTCTTCGCGGCCACGGATTTTCCCTACACCCTCAAATACATCGACCCCAGCTACATCATCCGCTCCATCCCGGCCAACTCCAACGACCGCATCTACTGCGGCTTCCTGGGCCAGCACGCCGTGCACGCGGCCATGGCCGGCAAGACCGGGATGGTCGTCTCCAAGCTGCAGGAGCGCTACCTCTACCTGCCCCTGGAACTGGTCATCGCCAAGCGCCGCAAGCTCAATATCTTCTCCAACTACTGGAGATCAGTCATGGAATCCACCGGACAACCCCAAGCCATGTTTAACTGCGCCAAACAGGCATAG
- a CDS encoding DUF523 domain-containing protein yields MTRTDLKVCGPILVSACLLGIYCRYDGRCETDERVMALSKDHVLIPVCPEQLGGLPTPRSAVELLDGRAVTRDGADLTEAFERGVQQVLRVARLTGARAAVLQPRSPSCGRGIIYDGTFSGTRIEGDGALTQCLRAQEFLLLAPDELG; encoded by the coding sequence ATGACAAGAACGGATTTGAAGGTCTGCGGGCCGATATTGGTCAGCGCCTGTCTGCTGGGAATCTATTGCCGCTATGACGGGCGGTGCGAGACGGACGAGAGGGTCATGGCCTTATCAAAGGACCATGTCCTGATCCCTGTCTGTCCGGAGCAGTTGGGCGGCCTGCCCACGCCCCGTTCGGCCGTGGAGTTGCTTGATGGCCGGGCCGTGACCAGGGACGGAGCGGATCTGACCGAGGCCTTCGAGCGCGGGGTCCAGCAGGTTCTGCGCGTGGCCCGTCTGACCGGAGCCCGGGCGGCCGTGCTGCAACCGCGTTCGCCGAGTTGCGGGCGCGGAATCATCTACGACGGCACCTTTTCCGGCACGCGCATCGAGGGTGATGGCGCCTTGACGCAGTGTCTGAGGGCGCAGGAGTTTTTGCTGCTCGCGCCGGACGAACTGGGCTGA
- the cobT gene encoding nicotinate-nucleotide--dimethylbenzimidazole phosphoribosyltransferase: protein MLQSTIAQIRPLDRAYFAQAQAHLDSQTKPKGSLGVLEQVACRLVAMAGGEAPRVDPARIYTCAGDHGVAAQGVSLFPQEVTRQMVANFVMNGAAINVLTRTAGVDLKVVDAGCLGGKFPDHPALVQCKVAPGTKDLSTEAAMSREECVRALENGIALAKAAHAEGIVTLGSGEMGIANTTPATALFCAYLNLAPAAITGPGTGLGADGVRHKIAVIEKALALHEPTIAKADPLDILACLGGFEIATLAGMILGGASLGMPLVIDGFISSSAYVAARAICPLVAEYAFFSHASAEPGFAAVMNRLDATPLLHLGLRLGEGTGAAMAIFILRSAANLYTDMATFSAAGVNSGE, encoded by the coding sequence ATGCTCCAGTCCACCATCGCCCAGATCCGCCCCCTTGACCGCGCGTATTTCGCCCAAGCTCAGGCCCACCTGGATTCCCAGACTAAACCCAAAGGCAGCCTCGGCGTCCTGGAACAGGTCGCCTGCAGGCTGGTGGCCATGGCAGGCGGGGAAGCGCCCAGGGTCGACCCGGCCCGCATCTACACCTGCGCCGGGGACCACGGGGTGGCGGCCCAGGGCGTGAGCCTCTTCCCCCAGGAAGTGACGCGGCAGATGGTCGCCAATTTCGTCATGAACGGCGCGGCTATCAACGTCCTGACCCGCACCGCCGGAGTGGACCTCAAGGTCGTGGATGCCGGTTGCCTGGGCGGCAAATTCCCCGATCATCCGGCCCTTGTCCAGTGCAAGGTCGCGCCCGGCACCAAAGACCTGAGCACAGAGGCGGCCATGAGCCGCGAGGAATGCGTACGCGCCCTTGAAAACGGAATCGCCCTGGCCAAAGCCGCCCATGCGGAGGGCATCGTGACCCTCGGCAGCGGCGAGATGGGCATCGCCAACACGACCCCGGCCACAGCCCTCTTCTGCGCCTATCTGAACCTGGCCCCGGCAGCCATCACCGGCCCCGGCACGGGGCTTGGGGCCGATGGCGTGCGCCACAAAATCGCGGTCATCGAGAAAGCCCTGGCCCTGCATGAACCGACGATCGCCAAGGCCGACCCACTGGACATCCTGGCCTGCCTCGGAGGGTTTGAAATCGCAACCCTGGCCGGGATGATCCTGGGTGGCGCGAGCCTGGGCATGCCTCTGGTCATCGACGGTTTCATCTCTTCCAGCGCCTATGTGGCGGCCCGCGCCATCTGCCCGCTCGTGGCCGAGTACGCATTCTTTTCCCATGCTTCGGCAGAACCCGGGTTCGCCGCCGTCATGAACCGCCTCGATGCAACTCCCCTCCTGCACCTGGGCCTGCGCCTCGGAGAAGGCACCGGCGCGGCCATGGCCATTTTCATCCTGCGCAGCGCGGCCAATCTCTACACCGATATGGCCACGTTCTCAGCCGCGGGCGTAAACAGCGGCGAATAA
- a CDS encoding TIGR01777 family oxidoreductase: protein MKILAFGATGFVGAHLVPHLRERGHEVTVVARSGKTRFSPEVPVVKADPVTPGPWQDLVGDHDAVVNLAGSPVMTRWNKAGKEGILQSRILSTRHIVDALARTTGKTLLCANAIGFYGDGGDSVCTEETPRGNGFLAEVCKAWQAEALHAQEFGHRVVIPRISVVLGHGGALAKMMTPFSLGLGGRIGNGRQWFSWIHIDDLTRVMSFLLETPAASGPFNACAPGPVTNARFTQALAQALGRRAILPVPAFALRLVLGEAAGMLLTGQRCHPEALKSLGFAFDYPDIDAALAHIVPAFKAARSA from the coding sequence ATGAAAATTCTGGCCTTCGGCGCAACCGGTTTCGTAGGCGCTCATCTTGTGCCTCATCTCCGAGAGCGCGGCCACGAGGTTACCGTGGTCGCCCGTTCCGGAAAGACGAGATTCTCCCCCGAGGTGCCTGTCGTAAAAGCCGACCCGGTCACGCCGGGGCCCTGGCAGGACCTGGTCGGCGACCACGACGCGGTGGTCAACCTGGCCGGTAGCCCGGTCATGACCCGCTGGAACAAGGCCGGGAAGGAAGGCATCCTGCAGTCCAGAATCCTGAGCACGCGGCACATTGTCGACGCTCTGGCCCGCACCACGGGAAAGACCCTGCTCTGCGCCAACGCCATAGGCTTTTACGGCGACGGCGGGGACAGCGTCTGCACCGAGGAAACCCCGCGCGGCAACGGTTTTCTGGCCGAGGTCTGCAAAGCCTGGCAGGCCGAGGCCCTGCATGCCCAGGAATTTGGACATCGGGTTGTCATCCCGCGCATCTCGGTCGTTCTTGGCCATGGCGGCGCGCTGGCCAAGATGATGACACCCTTCTCCCTGGGGCTTGGAGGCAGGATCGGCAATGGGCGGCAGTGGTTCTCGTGGATACACATAGATGATCTGACCAGGGTCATGAGCTTTTTGCTCGAAACGCCGGCAGCCTCTGGCCCGTTCAACGCCTGCGCCCCGGGGCCCGTCACCAATGCCCGCTTCACGCAGGCCCTGGCGCAGGCTCTGGGCCGCCGCGCCATCCTGCCGGTGCCGGCCTTTGCGCTGCGCCTGGTTCTGGGCGAAGCGGCCGGCATGCTCCTGACCGGTCAGCGCTGCCACCCCGAGGCGTTGAAAAGTCTGGGCTTTGCCTTCGACTACCCGGACATCGACGCTGCCCTGGCCCACATCGTGCCCGCATTCAAGGCCGCCCGCTCCGCCTGA
- a CDS encoding iron-sulfur cluster assembly scaffold protein, with translation MAKWTYSDKVKDHFMNPRNILREDNEADFHGIGQTGNIKCGDEMIVYIKVDPDTLTITDCKWRTYGCASAIASTSILSEMVIGMTLDQAYAITAKDILKELDGLPDNKVHCSVLGDKALRAAIDDYYRKNGMEDRVRTKGAKVVCQCMQVTDEDIEHAVLDGARSFLELQEMTKIGTDCGECKEEAQNVMTGYIQKHFGL, from the coding sequence ATGGCAAAATGGACCTATTCGGACAAGGTGAAGGACCACTTCATGAACCCGCGCAACATCCTGCGCGAGGACAACGAGGCGGACTTCCACGGCATTGGACAGACGGGCAACATCAAGTGCGGCGACGAGATGATCGTCTACATAAAAGTCGACCCGGACACGCTGACCATCACCGACTGCAAATGGCGTACGTACGGCTGCGCCAGCGCCATCGCCAGCACCTCCATCCTCTCCGAGATGGTCATCGGCATGACCCTGGACCAGGCCTATGCCATCACCGCCAAGGACATCTTGAAAGAGCTGGACGGCCTGCCCGACAACAAGGTGCACTGCTCGGTGCTTGGCGACAAGGCGCTGCGGGCAGCCATCGACGACTATTACCGCAAGAACGGCATGGAAGACCGCGTAAGGACCAAGGGCGCGAAAGTCGTCTGCCAGTGCATGCAGGTCACGGACGAGGATATCGAGCACGCGGTACTCGACGGGGCCAGGAGCTTTCTCGAACTGCAGGAGATGACCAAGATCGGCACGGACTGCGGCGAATGCAAGGAAGAGGCGCAGAACGTCATGACGGGCTATATCCAGAAGCATTTCGGGCTGTAG
- a CDS encoding PilZ domain-containing protein produces the protein MTNKANRREFTRQRKELKVRFSLLGSEEYSEARLVDMGEGGLCMEASAPIKTGTRIYVQLLNIHPEVSGLAAHRSSQGRVCWTRDLGYKEQTRFGIGVQYTHPVCH, from the coding sequence ATGACAAACAAGGCAAACAGGCGAGAATTCACGCGCCAGCGAAAAGAACTCAAGGTGCGTTTCAGTCTGCTCGGCAGCGAAGAATATAGCGAGGCCCGGCTGGTGGATATGGGCGAAGGCGGATTGTGCATGGAGGCCAGCGCCCCGATCAAGACCGGGACCAGGATTTATGTCCAGCTTTTGAACATTCATCCGGAAGTTTCGGGACTGGCCGCGCACAGGAGTTCCCAGGGCAGGGTGTGTTGGACAAGGGATCTGGGCTATAAGGAACAAACCCGTTTCGGGATCGGGGTGCAGTACACGCATCCTGTCTGTCACTGA